One window of the Thermasporomyces composti genome contains the following:
- a CDS encoding helix-turn-helix transcriptional regulator, which translates to MTPRQSTGGAKAQVRRLLALLPYLLAHPGARVADVARVFGISEKQLVADLGVLWFCGLPGMMPGDYIEVDMDAVHGEGVIHVSNADYLARPLRLSADEALGLLVALRVLREMGRESERELVDRVIARLEEAVGHGDNAVDKVAVRLDSVEDPAIRTAVRDALDQKRRLHLRYWVPARDETTERDVDPMRLVLADGWTYLEGWCHKAKDVRLFRLDRMVEARVLDEPASPPPDARPRDLSHGAFQPSAATAMATLELDPSAAWVAEYYPCEEVTEAADGSLRVRLRVADPRWLRRLALRLGGSARIVEPAELADAVRADAARALEAYGSV; encoded by the coding sequence GTGACCCCCCGTCAGTCCACCGGAGGAGCCAAAGCGCAAGTCCGTCGGCTCCTGGCGCTGCTGCCGTACCTGCTGGCCCACCCAGGTGCCCGGGTGGCCGACGTGGCGCGTGTCTTCGGAATCAGCGAGAAGCAGCTCGTCGCCGACCTCGGTGTGCTGTGGTTCTGTGGTCTGCCCGGCATGATGCCCGGCGACTACATCGAGGTCGACATGGACGCCGTGCACGGCGAAGGTGTCATCCACGTGTCCAACGCGGACTACCTCGCCCGCCCTCTCCGGCTGTCCGCCGACGAGGCGCTCGGGCTGCTCGTCGCGCTCCGCGTCCTCCGCGAGATGGGCCGCGAGAGTGAGCGGGAGCTGGTCGACCGCGTGATCGCTCGACTGGAGGAGGCGGTCGGTCACGGCGACAACGCCGTCGACAAGGTGGCGGTCCGCCTCGACAGCGTGGAGGACCCGGCGATCCGCACCGCCGTTCGCGACGCGCTCGACCAGAAACGTCGCCTTCACTTGCGCTACTGGGTTCCAGCCCGGGACGAGACCACCGAACGGGACGTCGACCCGATGCGCCTCGTCTTGGCCGACGGGTGGACCTACCTGGAGGGGTGGTGCCACAAGGCCAAGGACGTCCGGCTGTTCCGCCTCGACCGGATGGTCGAGGCCCGCGTACTCGACGAGCCGGCGAGCCCACCGCCGGACGCGCGACCTCGGGACCTGTCACATGGGGCATTCCAGCCATCGGCGGCCACCGCGATGGCGACACTGGAGCTGGATCCCTCGGCGGCGTGGGTCGCTGAGTACTACCCGTGCGAGGAGGTCACCGAGGCGGCCGATGGGTCGTTACGGGTCCGACTCCGAGTCGCGGATCCCCGTTGGCTTCGACGCCTCGCGCTGCGGCTGGGCGGCTCGGCCAGGATCGTCGAGCCGGCCGAGCTGGCGGACGCGGTCCGGGCGGACGCGGCCCGAGCGCTCGAGGCGTACGGGTCGGTGTGA
- a CDS encoding diacylglycerol kinase, with product MAREIVVLVNPTSGRGRGARLAEPVTDRLREAGLDARWEAGRDAAEAADMARRAVARGVDGLVIVGGDGMVRLALDAVAQTSTPLGVIPAGTGNDLARAIGIPVRDPLAAADIVVAGFTRSHDLGRTPDGWFATVLCAGFDSRVAERMQTMTWPRGRMRYDVAVLAELGRFRTQHFVLDLDGEEEHANALLVAVGVTRSYGGGLRICEGADPTDGMLDVTVVGAIRRRELVWMFPKLSKGTHVGHPALTTYRAKKVTLSSDDVTAYADGEPVAPLPLTVECVPGALQVFAPPPPETR from the coding sequence GTGGCGCGTGAGATCGTCGTCCTCGTCAACCCGACGTCCGGGCGTGGACGTGGTGCCCGGTTGGCCGAACCTGTGACCGACCGGCTGCGTGAGGCTGGCCTCGACGCCCGGTGGGAGGCTGGTCGTGACGCGGCGGAGGCCGCGGACATGGCGCGGCGGGCCGTCGCCCGGGGCGTCGACGGCCTCGTCATCGTCGGCGGCGACGGAATGGTGCGGCTGGCCCTCGACGCGGTGGCGCAGACGTCGACACCACTGGGCGTGATTCCCGCGGGTACCGGGAACGACCTCGCCCGCGCGATCGGCATCCCCGTGCGGGACCCGCTCGCCGCCGCAGACATCGTCGTCGCCGGATTCACCCGCTCCCACGACCTGGGCCGCACCCCCGACGGGTGGTTCGCGACCGTGCTGTGCGCGGGATTCGACTCGCGAGTGGCCGAGCGTATGCAGACGATGACGTGGCCGCGCGGACGCATGCGCTACGACGTCGCCGTGCTCGCCGAGCTCGGCCGCTTCCGCACCCAGCACTTCGTCCTCGACCTGGACGGCGAGGAGGAGCACGCCAACGCGTTGCTCGTCGCGGTCGGCGTGACACGCTCCTACGGCGGAGGTCTGCGCATCTGCGAGGGCGCCGACCCGACCGACGGCATGCTCGACGTCACGGTCGTTGGCGCGATCCGCCGGCGGGAGCTCGTCTGGATGTTCCCCAAGCTCAGCAAGGGCACGCACGTCGGACATCCGGCGCTGACGACCTACCGCGCCAAGAAGGTCACCCTCTCGTCCGACGACGTGACCGCCTACGCCGACGGCGAGCCCGTGGCGCCGCTGCCGCTGACCGTCGAATGCGTGCCCGGAGCCCTCCAGGTCTTCGCCCCACCGCCGCCGGAGACGCGCTGA
- a CDS encoding FKBP-type peptidyl-prolyl cis-trans isomerase, producing the protein MRRLLALLFSSLVLVVAAGCGSSSDSSDSSGSPKPKTASLDSVKVTGAPDEKPKVGFQKPFSVTTTQSKVLRDGDGPTLKEGQQIVVDYVGINGRDQSEFDSSWQRGEPAAFSLKRGQLIDGFVTGLVGKSVGDRVLLAIPPEDGYGEQGNPQAGIEGTDTLLFVIDVRDAYTPLSKAEGEQVTPPEGLPTVDVDEKGIPSSVKVPKTDAPKELVAAPLIRGEGAKVTADSTVTLHYTAVNWRTGKEFDSTWKRGAFITLPLRQTPVKGLSEGLVDQTVGSRVLLVLPPDKGLGQDIPEADLKKTDTLVFVVDILHARQADAG; encoded by the coding sequence GTGCGTCGTCTGCTTGCCCTCCTCTTCAGCTCCCTCGTCCTCGTCGTGGCAGCTGGCTGCGGCTCCTCGTCCGATTCATCTGATTCGTCCGGTTCGCCCAAGCCGAAGACGGCGAGCCTCGACTCGGTGAAGGTCACCGGCGCACCAGACGAGAAGCCGAAGGTCGGCTTCCAGAAACCGTTCTCGGTGACCACGACGCAGTCCAAAGTGCTGCGGGACGGCGACGGTCCCACGCTCAAGGAGGGTCAGCAGATCGTCGTCGACTACGTCGGCATCAACGGGCGCGACCAGTCCGAGTTCGACTCCTCCTGGCAGCGCGGAGAACCGGCGGCGTTCAGCCTCAAGCGTGGCCAGCTCATCGACGGCTTCGTCACCGGCCTGGTCGGCAAGTCGGTGGGTGACCGCGTCCTCCTGGCCATCCCTCCCGAGGACGGCTACGGCGAGCAAGGAAACCCACAGGCCGGGATCGAGGGCACCGACACCCTGCTGTTCGTCATCGACGTCCGTGACGCCTACACGCCCCTGTCCAAGGCCGAGGGCGAGCAGGTGACGCCCCCGGAGGGCCTGCCCACCGTCGACGTGGACGAGAAGGGCATCCCGTCGTCGGTGAAGGTGCCGAAGACCGACGCACCCAAGGAACTCGTGGCCGCCCCGCTGATCCGTGGTGAGGGTGCGAAGGTGACGGCCGACTCGACGGTCACGCTCCACTACACCGCCGTCAACTGGCGTACCGGCAAGGAGTTCGACTCCACCTGGAAGCGCGGCGCCTTCATCACCCTGCCCTTGCGGCAGACGCCGGTGAAGGGTCTGAGCGAAGGACTGGTCGACCAGACCGTGGGCTCGCGTGTGCTGCTGGTCCTTCCACCCGACAAAGGGCTGGGCCAGGACATCCCCGAGGCGGACCTGAAGAAGACCGACACCCTGGTCTTCGTCGTCGACATCCTCCACGCCCGGCAAGCCGACGCCGGCTAG
- a CDS encoding helix-turn-helix transcriptional regulator: MTPRKSERLMNLVICLLVSRHFVPKAKLRQLVEDYRELSTEAFEKMFERDKEELRDLGIPIEVGPVSSSFDDEVGYRIRRSEFELPPLRFTAEEAAVLGLAARVWQHASLAEATSHAVLKLAADGADIDTTSLSVLEPRLPAGEPAFEPLWRAVRTRTVVTFHYRRPGASGPQPRTLEPWGILNWRGRWYVVGHDRDRQATRMFRLSRIVGPARLIGRPNAFVVPEGVDIRAEAARLSLPEEQRRLARIRVRAGACYSLRRRAQSVTSDGPDWDIVEVPFHDTVALVEEVAGYAADAVALDPPDVRESVIQHLKGLLVEAAP, encoded by the coding sequence GTGACGCCCCGCAAGTCCGAGCGGCTCATGAACCTCGTCATCTGCTTGCTCGTGTCCCGACACTTCGTCCCCAAGGCCAAGCTCCGCCAGCTCGTGGAGGACTACCGCGAGCTGTCCACCGAGGCGTTCGAGAAGATGTTCGAACGCGACAAGGAGGAGCTGCGGGATCTCGGCATCCCCATCGAGGTCGGGCCGGTGTCGTCGAGCTTCGACGACGAGGTCGGTTACCGGATCCGGCGCAGCGAGTTCGAGCTGCCGCCGCTGCGGTTCACCGCCGAGGAGGCGGCCGTGCTCGGTCTGGCGGCCCGCGTCTGGCAGCACGCGAGCCTCGCCGAGGCAACGTCCCACGCCGTCCTCAAGCTCGCCGCTGACGGCGCCGACATCGACACCACCTCGCTGTCGGTCCTCGAACCCCGCCTCCCCGCCGGTGAGCCGGCGTTCGAGCCGCTGTGGCGCGCGGTGCGCACGAGAACCGTCGTCACGTTCCACTACCGTCGCCCAGGCGCCAGCGGTCCGCAGCCTCGCACCCTCGAGCCGTGGGGCATCCTCAACTGGCGGGGCCGCTGGTACGTCGTCGGCCACGATCGCGACCGTCAGGCGACTCGCATGTTCCGACTGTCGCGGATCGTTGGGCCGGCCCGGCTGATCGGCCGGCCCAACGCGTTCGTCGTTCCCGAGGGCGTGGACATCCGGGCCGAGGCAGCCCGACTCTCGCTGCCGGAGGAGCAGCGTCGTCTCGCCCGGATCCGCGTGCGGGCCGGGGCCTGCTACAGCCTGCGACGGCGAGCGCAGTCGGTGACCTCGGATGGACCCGACTGGGACATCGTCGAGGTGCCCTTCCACGACACCGTCGCCCTCGTCGAGGAGGTCGCCGGGTACGCCGCCGACGCCGTGGCGCTGGACCCGCCCGACGTCCGGGAGAGTGTCATCCAGCATCTGAAGGGCCTCCTGGTGGAGGCGGCACCGTGA
- a CDS encoding Sec-independent protein translocase subunit TatA/TatB, with protein sequence MPNLGPTELIIIGVVLVLLFGATRLPQTAKGLGQALKIFKKEIRDDDEPKATAPAVEPQPINQAGTATSTQQTQAQSVNDSQ encoded by the coding sequence ATGCCGAACCTTGGACCCACCGAGCTCATCATCATCGGAGTCGTTCTCGTACTGCTCTTCGGTGCGACCCGGCTGCCCCAGACCGCCAAGGGGCTCGGTCAGGCATTGAAGATCTTCAAGAAGGAGATTCGCGACGACGACGAGCCGAAGGCGACCGCGCCGGCCGTCGAGCCGCAGCCGATCAACCAGGCTGGTACGGCGACCAGCACACAGCAGACCCAAGCGCAGTCGGTCAACGACTCTCAGTAA
- the tatC gene encoding twin-arginine translocase subunit TatC, which yields MSLSLPRLRVGRSRKPPPDPEGRMTLVEHLRELRSRLIKSVVALLLGMVVAWYFREAIFDLLSKPLVAAMEQIAEEKGVDAKLNFGGAASPLMIMLKISLVAGLVLSCPVWLYQIWAFIVPGLHRHERKYTLLFLGSSAPLFVGGILLGYWVLPRGLEVLLSFTPPGSLFENILNIEEFLSFVLRVLVVFGVAFLIPVFVVLLNLVGVLTGERIGRWRSPIIFFIFVFAAVATPTVDPITMLLLAIPMCMLFLASEIIARMFDRRRRARLIAQGIDIDAIQNAGKVDD from the coding sequence GTGAGCCTTTCTCTCCCGCGCCTGCGCGTGGGTCGTAGCCGCAAGCCGCCACCCGACCCCGAGGGGCGGATGACGCTTGTCGAGCACCTTCGGGAGCTGCGGTCGCGTCTGATCAAGTCAGTCGTGGCCCTCCTGCTCGGCATGGTGGTGGCGTGGTACTTCCGCGAGGCCATCTTCGACCTGCTCTCGAAGCCCCTCGTGGCGGCCATGGAGCAGATCGCCGAGGAGAAGGGCGTCGACGCCAAGCTGAACTTCGGCGGTGCCGCCAGCCCGCTCATGATCATGCTCAAGATCTCGCTGGTGGCCGGCCTCGTGCTGTCGTGCCCGGTGTGGCTCTACCAGATCTGGGCGTTCATCGTCCCAGGGCTGCACCGGCACGAGCGCAAGTACACGTTGCTGTTCCTGGGTTCCTCGGCACCGCTGTTCGTCGGCGGCATCTTGCTCGGCTACTGGGTCCTGCCCAGAGGTCTGGAGGTCCTGCTCAGCTTCACCCCGCCCGGGAGCCTCTTCGAGAACATCCTCAACATCGAGGAGTTCCTCTCGTTCGTCCTGCGGGTGCTGGTCGTCTTCGGGGTGGCCTTCCTCATCCCGGTGTTCGTCGTGCTGCTCAACCTCGTCGGCGTCCTCACCGGTGAGCGAATCGGCAGGTGGCGGTCGCCGATCATCTTCTTCATCTTCGTGTTCGCGGCCGTCGCGACGCCGACCGTCGACCCGATCACGATGCTGCTGCTGGCCATCCCGATGTGCATGCTGTTCCTCGCCTCGGAGATCATCGCGAGGATGTTCGACCGGCGGCGTCGGGCCCGTCTCATCGCCCAGGGCATCGACATCGATGCCATTCAGAACGCCGGTAAGGTCGACGACTGA